In one window of Thermodesulfobacteriota bacterium DNA:
- a CDS encoding glycosyltransferase, whose amino-acid sequence MWTIFHTEASLGWGGQEIRVLNECLGMKSRGHRPVIISEENSGIFRKARQAGIEAMPVSFRKKDYPASLVKLVKMIRSLRPDIVNTHSSRDSWLASAAAMLIRPRPVIIRTRHISTPVSTGLASSIIYRHIPDRIITTSEAIRERLIDVNRVEPGKAVSVHTGIDMDAFDPEIRHPDLRAELGLPASSPLTGMVSVLRSWKGHDCLIDAAALVKKTYPEACFIIAGDGPRGEHISKKIASSGLEKTVLMLGHRDDVPMLLSSLDVFVQPSYANEGVPQSIMQAMAMKVPVVASDLPSFREIVEDGRTGLLFKANDPRGLADSISILLEDRLLARRLYVNARRLAIERFSINRMLDRTEEIYGELLGSSKCRIAGRGLLWKAETR is encoded by the coding sequence ATGTGGACCATATTCCATACAGAAGCCTCTCTCGGCTGGGGCGGGCAGGAGATACGGGTGCTGAACGAGTGCCTCGGCATGAAGTCCAGGGGGCACAGGCCTGTTATTATCTCAGAGGAGAACAGCGGGATTTTCCGGAAGGCCCGGCAGGCGGGCATTGAGGCCATGCCTGTTTCGTTCAGGAAAAAGGACTACCCCGCCTCGCTCGTGAAGCTCGTAAAGATGATAAGGAGCTTAAGGCCGGATATCGTAAACACGCACAGCTCAAGGGACAGCTGGCTCGCCTCGGCCGCGGCCATGCTCATAAGGCCAAGGCCCGTCATCATAAGGACCCGCCACATATCAACGCCGGTATCGACAGGGCTCGCGTCCTCCATAATCTACAGGCATATCCCTGACCGCATAATAACTACCTCCGAGGCAATAAGGGAACGGCTCATCGATGTAAACAGGGTCGAGCCCGGGAAGGCCGTTTCCGTCCACACAGGCATAGACATGGACGCGTTCGACCCGGAGATCAGGCACCCGGACCTCCGGGCGGAACTTGGGCTTCCTGCTTCTTCTCCCCTTACAGGGATGGTATCGGTCTTGAGGAGCTGGAAGGGACACGACTGCCTTATCGATGCGGCAGCGCTCGTCAAAAAGACGTATCCCGAGGCCTGCTTCATAATAGCGGGCGACGGGCCGAGGGGGGAACATATCAGTAAAAAGATCGCCTCTTCCGGGCTCGAAAAGACCGTACTGATGCTCGGGCACAGGGACGATGTGCCGATGCTCCTCTCCTCTCTCGACGTGTTTGTCCAGCCGTCGTACGCGAACGAAGGCGTTCCCCAGTCGATCATGCAGGCTATGGCCATGAAAGTCCCGGTCGTGGCCTCTGACCTTCCCTCCTTCAGGGAGATAGTGGAGGACGGGAGGACGGGGCTCCTCTTCAAGGCAAACGACCCCCGGGGGCTCGCCGATAGTATATCCATACTCCTTGAAGACAGATTGCTTGCCAGGAGGCTTTACGTGAACGCTCGGAGGCTCGCCATCGAAAGGTTTTCAATAAATAGAATGCTCGACAGGACAGAGGAGATATATGGGGAGCTCCTCGGCTCATCGAAATGCCGGATAGCCGGCAGGGGCCTCCTATGGAAGGCTGAGACCAGGTGA
- a CDS encoding glycosyltransferase family 2 protein, translating to MPRISVTIIALNEEARIRDCLESVSWADEVLVSDSGSTDRTVEICKEYGARVYSDEWLGFGRQKNLVGDRASGDWILNIDADERVSPDLKNEMLRAIGSDGRAGYLVPRKNFFGGKWIRHCGWWPDYNLRLYRKGAGRFIDRYVHEKVVVNGRTERLSNPLVHMTYRDVSDYLKRMEKYSSLAAEEMLNAGRSAGLADIFFRPTFTFFKMYVLRRGFLDGTAGVVLSILYASYTLAKYAKLWEMKAGIRG from the coding sequence ATGCCCAGAATCTCAGTAACCATAATAGCCCTGAACGAGGAGGCCAGGATCCGCGACTGCCTTGAGAGCGTGAGCTGGGCCGACGAGGTGCTTGTCTCGGACTCCGGCAGCACCGACAGGACCGTTGAGATATGCAAGGAGTACGGGGCCAGGGTCTATAGCGACGAATGGCTCGGGTTCGGCCGCCAGAAAAACCTCGTGGGAGACAGGGCCTCCGGCGACTGGATACTGAACATAGACGCCGACGAGAGGGTCTCCCCCGACTTGAAGAACGAGATGCTCCGCGCAATCGGGTCGGACGGAAGGGCCGGGTATCTCGTTCCGAGAAAGAACTTTTTCGGAGGCAAGTGGATAAGGCACTGCGGCTGGTGGCCGGACTACAACCTGCGGCTCTACAGGAAGGGCGCGGGCCGGTTCATCGACAGGTACGTCCACGAGAAGGTTGTCGTGAACGGCCGGACGGAAAGGCTATCGAACCCGCTCGTCCACATGACGTACAGGGATGTCTCGGATTACCTCAAAAGGATGGAAAAATATTCGTCCCTCGCCGCGGAGGAGATGCTGAACGCAGGCAGGAGCGCGGGGCTGGCGGACATCTTCTTCAGGCCCACGTTCACTTTTTTCAAGATGTATGTGCTCAGGCGCGGCTTCCTGGACGGCACCGCAGGGGTGGTCCTCTCCATACTCTATGCCTCCTATACGCTCGCCAAGTACGCAAAGCTGTGGGAGATGAAGGCTGGCATCAGGGGATGA
- a CDS encoding glycosyltransferase family 2 protein, translated as MVSPAVSFVIVNWNTKDLLRDCLESIRKTVRLPFEIWVVDNGSSDGSVRMVRERFPQAKLIQNSENLGFARANNLALKRISGKYAVLLNSDTVLKENAIASLVECMEKNPRAGVCGGSLLNEDGSRQNSIANFPTLATELLNKSVLRRLFPKRFPGKENGAARGIQQVESIVGACMVVRKKAIEETGLLDEDYFFFLEETDWCLRFREKGWDVLHNPAAEIYHLQGGSARKVPVRARTEYWRSRYIFFRKNRSRKALALLKAGLVAKLSWSFVSIGLLNLATLFLVGRLRSKLRLYAALLNWHLEGCPEALGQRPEKAATQKPREILKEA; from the coding sequence ATGGTCAGTCCTGCCGTTTCATTCGTAATCGTAAACTGGAATACCAAGGACCTCCTCCGGGACTGCCTCGAGTCCATCCGGAAGACGGTCAGGCTGCCCTTCGAGATATGGGTCGTTGACAACGGAAGCTCCGACGGGAGCGTCCGCATGGTCCGGGAGCGCTTCCCCCAGGCAAAGCTCATCCAGAACTCCGAAAACCTCGGCTTTGCCAGGGCGAACAACCTTGCCCTCAAGAGGATTTCCGGCAAATACGCCGTGCTACTCAACTCCGATACGGTCCTTAAGGAGAACGCGATAGCGTCTCTCGTCGAGTGCATGGAAAAGAACCCCCGGGCAGGCGTATGCGGCGGCTCCCTCCTTAACGAGGACGGCTCAAGGCAGAACTCGATAGCTAACTTCCCGACGCTCGCAACCGAGCTCCTGAACAAAAGCGTGCTGCGGAGGCTCTTCCCGAAAAGGTTTCCCGGAAAGGAGAACGGGGCAGCCAGGGGGATTCAACAGGTCGAATCCATAGTCGGCGCCTGCATGGTCGTGAGGAAAAAGGCCATTGAGGAGACAGGCCTCCTTGACGAGGACTACTTCTTCTTCCTCGAAGAGACCGACTGGTGCCTGAGGTTCAGGGAAAAAGGCTGGGACGTCCTCCATAACCCGGCAGCGGAGATATACCACCTGCAGGGCGGGAGCGCCCGCAAGGTCCCGGTAAGGGCGAGGACGGAATACTGGCGGTCGCGCTACATATTCTTCCGGAAGAACAGGAGCAGAAAGGCTTTGGCGCTACTCAAGGCCGGGCTTGTGGCGAAGCTCTCCTGGAGCTTCGTTTCCATCGGCCTCCTGAACCTCGCGACCCTGTTTTTAGTCGGGCGGCTTCGCTCGAAGCTCCGGCTCTACGCGGCCCTCCTCAACTGGCACCTCGAAGGCTGCCCGGAAGCGCTGGGGCAGAGGCCTGAAAAGGCGGCCACGCAGAAACCCCGCGAAATACTGAAGGAAGCATAA
- a CDS encoding glycosyltransferase family 2 protein, whose product METAVSCILIVKDEERNIGACLDTLSWADEIIVVDSGSADRTAAICAGYPKVVYRDFPWEGFGAQKNRALALATKEWIFSLDADERVTRELASEIISTVRAPRFEAYRVKRKNIYQGTWVRRGGWWPDEVLRLFRRGSARFDDRIVHETVLYGGQTGLLESPLLHHSYNEAGDFLSRVDRYSTLGARLLNKRGKRAGTLNILARTLFVFLKSYVFKLGFLDGRAGLLVAFSTAEVTFYKYMKLAEMGEGGQRKLPQSPT is encoded by the coding sequence ATGGAAACTGCCGTCTCGTGCATATTGATAGTGAAGGACGAGGAGAGGAACATCGGCGCGTGCCTGGATACTCTCTCGTGGGCCGATGAGATAATAGTAGTCGATTCCGGCAGCGCCGACCGGACCGCGGCCATATGCGCCGGATACCCGAAGGTGGTCTACCGCGATTTTCCATGGGAGGGCTTCGGGGCGCAGAAAAACCGCGCGCTCGCTCTCGCCACCAAAGAATGGATCTTCTCGCTGGACGCTGACGAGCGCGTGACCAGAGAGCTTGCAAGCGAGATAATCTCAACGGTCCGGGCCCCGCGATTCGAGGCCTATCGCGTCAAGCGCAAAAACATCTACCAAGGGACCTGGGTGCGAAGGGGCGGCTGGTGGCCGGACGAGGTCTTGCGCCTTTTCAGGCGCGGATCCGCAAGGTTTGACGACCGCATAGTGCACGAGACGGTGCTCTATGGCGGGCAGACTGGGCTCCTTGAGAGCCCGCTTCTCCACCACTCCTATAACGAGGCAGGAGATTTCCTGAGCCGCGTTGACCGCTACTCCACCCTCGGCGCAAGGCTTCTTAACAAGCGCGGCAAGCGCGCCGGGACGCTAAACATACTGGCAAGGACGCTCTTCGTATTCCTTAAGTCTTATGTGTTCAAGCTCGGGTTCCTCGACGGCAGGGCGGGGCTACTCGTCGCGTTCTCGACCGCCGAGGTTACTTTCTACAAGTACATGAAGCTTGCGGAGATGGGGGAAGGAGGCCAAAGAAAGCTTCCGCAATCGCCGACTTGA
- a CDS encoding FkbM family methyltransferase codes for MFSFSGFQKNPAILEKSPLGAIKRLLFGKHSKISYSQCGEDIIIAGVLAALGIKRPTYIDIGAFNPVYLSNTYFFYQKGSNGVCIEPNRVLCKNIQRKRPKDICINMGIGLSAAAEAPFYIMNEATLSTFSKEEAERMCSYGNLSIEKVITIPLITLVEVIEKYLKGCPNFISLDVEGLDLEILKSFDFAKYRPEIFCVETITYTEDKSEKKIVPTIEFMQSNGYFVYADTYINTIFVDRAAWAARP; via the coding sequence ATGTTCAGTTTTTCCGGTTTCCAAAAAAATCCGGCAATTTTGGAGAAAAGTCCCTTGGGTGCGATTAAAAGGTTACTGTTTGGCAAGCATTCGAAAATCAGCTATTCGCAGTGCGGCGAAGACATTATCATCGCGGGCGTCCTTGCCGCTTTAGGCATTAAAAGACCCACTTATATCGATATCGGGGCATTTAATCCTGTCTACCTCAGCAATACCTACTTTTTCTATCAAAAAGGGAGCAACGGGGTCTGCATTGAGCCGAACCGGGTACTGTGCAAGAACATCCAAAGAAAAAGACCGAAAGACATATGCATTAATATGGGCATCGGGCTCTCCGCAGCCGCTGAAGCCCCTTTTTATATTATGAATGAGGCAACGCTCAGCACATTTTCAAAAGAGGAAGCCGAGCGTATGTGTTCATATGGGAATCTGAGCATAGAAAAAGTAATTACAATCCCGCTAATAACCTTAGTGGAAGTCATAGAAAAATATTTAAAGGGTTGTCCCAATTTCATATCCCTGGATGTCGAAGGGCTTGACCTGGAAATCCTGAAATCATTCGATTTTGCCAAGTACCGGCCCGAAATCTTTTGCGTTGAAACAATCACCTATACGGAGGACAAATCCGAAAAGAAGATAGTGCCTACCATCGAGTTCATGCAGAGCAACGGTTATTTTGTTTATGCCGATACCTATATAAACACAATTTTTGTGGATAGGGCTGCTTGGGCAGCCAGGCCATAA
- a CDS encoding class I SAM-dependent methyltransferase: MEGIDSIVDEITVLGKDDKVFDKIELSFQEQAYERGKPHKYLMASLKLFNAIKGRVIVEIGCMRKEMLHGINEFNPECCNDGHSTVIWASSGAQVYSVDIDRKAVSIAKRSCKKYRNCTVKKADGIGFLEKFRDKIDLLYLDAWDVLPGTEYAENHVLAYLKAKPKLNRPNIIVIDDTDIASGGKGRLLLPVLAADGYRILVRGRQTVAIAG, from the coding sequence ATGGAAGGCATAGATTCGATTGTCGATGAAATAACCGTCTTGGGCAAAGACGACAAGGTGTTTGATAAAATAGAGCTCTCTTTCCAGGAGCAGGCATATGAAAGAGGGAAACCGCATAAATACCTGATGGCTTCATTGAAGCTCTTCAATGCCATAAAAGGCCGTGTCATCGTCGAGATCGGGTGCATGAGAAAGGAGATGCTTCACGGCATAAACGAGTTCAACCCCGAATGCTGCAACGACGGCCATTCAACCGTTATCTGGGCCAGCTCAGGCGCGCAGGTCTATTCCGTGGACATAGACCGCAAAGCCGTTTCAATCGCAAAGAGAAGCTGCAAGAAATACAGGAACTGTACAGTAAAGAAGGCCGATGGGATAGGGTTCCTCGAAAAGTTCAGGGATAAGATCGACCTCCTGTACCTGGACGCATGGGACGTGCTTCCAGGGACCGAATACGCCGAGAATCATGTGCTGGCATACCTCAAGGCCAAGCCCAAGCTCAACAGGCCCAACATAATAGTCATAGACGACACCGATATCGCGTCCGGCGGGAAAGGCCGCCTCCTTTTGCCTGTGCTTGCCGCCGACGGATACCGGATACTAGTTCGCGGGCGCCAGACAGTCGCCATTGCGGGATGA
- a CDS encoding DUF6492 family protein: MKVDVVIPFHPKDIDTLPWCIEGIRSNLPASRVLVIGSAASRPLLEKYDIEFVDEDAVIPGLKLSSHSGKRWGWYFQQILKLGIADHVTTDHYLAVDADTVFLRKTPLFSASGKPLYATSESIDHHKPYFEGFERLMGFQAEREYSFVVHHMLFNKQRVSEMREMFTGGPPWYAAIINRMNQGLPFSEYETYGHYLKHKYPDDFELRQLRWSDIWILPTRRLIGRLATCYDFCAFHAHFREKPLGRLQRAAIRFKIERRIVRHRLRSCLKR, from the coding sequence ATGAAGGTCGACGTCGTCATACCCTTTCACCCGAAAGACATTGATACCCTCCCCTGGTGCATCGAGGGCATACGATCCAATCTCCCGGCATCTCGTGTCCTCGTAATAGGGAGCGCCGCCTCAAGGCCCTTGCTTGAGAAGTACGATATCGAGTTCGTGGACGAGGACGCCGTTATTCCCGGACTCAAGCTCTCCTCCCACTCCGGCAAGCGTTGGGGCTGGTATTTCCAGCAGATATTGAAGCTCGGCATAGCGGATCATGTTACAACGGACCACTACCTTGCGGTCGATGCAGATACCGTTTTTTTGAGAAAAACCCCTCTTTTCAGCGCTTCAGGCAAGCCACTTTACGCTACAAGCGAAAGCATCGACCACCATAAGCCGTATTTCGAAGGTTTCGAGCGGCTGATGGGGTTTCAGGCCGAGCGCGAATATTCGTTCGTAGTCCACCATATGCTATTCAACAAACAGCGTGTCAGCGAGATGCGCGAGATGTTCACCGGCGGCCCTCCCTGGTATGCCGCAATAATCAATCGCATGAATCAGGGGCTGCCTTTTTCCGAGTACGAGACATATGGCCATTATCTCAAGCACAAGTACCCTGATGATTTCGAGCTGCGTCAGTTGCGGTGGTCGGATATTTGGATATTACCGACCCGGCGGTTGATCGGGCGGCTCGCGACATGCTATGATTTTTGCGCCTTCCACGCGCACTTCCGCGAGAAGCCCCTAGGCAGGCTGCAACGTGCCGCGATCCGCTTCAAGATCGAGCGCAGGATTGTCAGACACCGGCTGCGGTCTTGTTTGAAAAGATGA
- a CDS encoding glycosyltransferase family 9 protein has protein sequence MASASNILLVQLGDIGDVVLTTPSIRAIKEKYPGAFVSVMVRKPFGGLLAADPHLHEVVEAGKVRGNPLKAFAGQASLVRRIRKARYDLVIDLRTGDRGAVMSFLTGARTRVGVHCKKPVWRNLLFTRTVRDLMPAPLPVHPGADQSLRILRAIGIETKDSMPRLYFSQNDLARARTLVSESGLPRGTRLITINPFSRWKYKEWPGRKWGEVIDELWGNCRVPSVLVGSKDESPEAEKIRTGREGHTFNLAGKTNLPELSALIALSALQLGVDSAASHIAAAVGTPTITIHGPTDWRDWRVLDGLHRVVAPEMHCLPCSNKGCNGSGKSICLDELTAVPVIKEALSILDMKKTGPVAIRE, from the coding sequence GTGGCCAGCGCATCAAATATTCTTCTCGTCCAGCTCGGCGATATCGGCGACGTCGTCCTCACCACCCCTTCGATACGCGCTATTAAGGAAAAATATCCTGGAGCATTTGTTTCCGTAATGGTGCGGAAGCCGTTTGGCGGCCTCCTCGCGGCCGACCCGCACCTCCATGAGGTCGTGGAGGCCGGGAAGGTGCGCGGCAACCCCTTGAAAGCCTTTGCAGGACAAGCGTCTTTAGTCCGCCGCATCCGCAAGGCGCGGTACGACCTCGTAATAGACCTCCGCACCGGGGACAGGGGGGCCGTCATGAGCTTTCTTACAGGCGCGCGGACGCGCGTCGGCGTGCACTGCAAAAAGCCCGTCTGGCGTAACCTCCTTTTCACCAGGACAGTCCGGGACCTCATGCCCGCTCCTTTGCCTGTTCACCCCGGAGCGGACCAGTCGCTCCGCATACTCCGCGCCATCGGCATAGAGACAAAAGACTCGATGCCGCGCCTTTATTTTTCGCAGAACGACCTCGCGCGCGCCCGGACGCTCGTTTCAGAATCAGGTCTTCCGCGCGGCACAAGGCTGATCACGATAAACCCCTTTTCGCGCTGGAAGTACAAGGAATGGCCGGGGAGGAAATGGGGGGAGGTCATTGACGAGCTCTGGGGAAATTGCCGGGTTCCATCAGTGCTGGTCGGCTCCAAAGACGAATCTCCGGAAGCGGAAAAAATCAGAACAGGCCGCGAGGGTCACACTTTCAATCTTGCCGGGAAGACTAATCTTCCGGAGCTTTCAGCTCTCATTGCACTGAGCGCGCTCCAGTTGGGGGTGGACAGCGCCGCATCCCATATCGCGGCGGCAGTAGGGACGCCGACAATCACAATCCACGGCCCCACGGACTGGCGCGACTGGCGGGTGCTGGACGGCCTTCACAGGGTTGTTGCCCCGGAAATGCATTGCCTGCCTTGCAGCAATAAGGGCTGTAACGGGAGCGGAAAGAGCATCTGCCTTGACGAGCTGACAGCAGTACCCGTCATTAAAGAAGCGTTATCAATACTGGACATGAAAAAAACCGGGCCGGTTGCAATACGCGAGTAG
- a CDS encoding glycosyltransferase, with product MRRSFRAWKNCRRLEKEGGHYERLFRERGLSIPGDAEISALVKRRFPDKTPKPKVRLHILAVYHNYNWEGPSFGPSLAAFGEVRTIDWRDPALAGGIKQGEKGWMARMNGGLLRKAAEWNSVRPFDAVFTYISGEQITPEAMDGLRALGAPIVNLALNDKEAFVGKVRGGRARGARDICGRFDLCWTSTEDALPKYLAEGAIPIYMPEGANPLVHRPYEVEKEFDISFVGQCYGNRPEVVSRLRAAGIKIEAFGPGWPNGPLPTEEMVRTWSRSRINLGFGGVLGHKGAFCLKGRDFEVPMSGGLYLTEHHEELAPFYEIGREIATYSGFDDLVEKIRRLLSSPDEAEAIRRAGRERALREHTWEMRFERAFRLVGALSKNC from the coding sequence ATGAGACGGTCCTTCCGGGCCTGGAAGAACTGCCGCCGCCTTGAAAAGGAGGGGGGGCATTATGAAAGGCTCTTCCGGGAGCGGGGCCTCTCCATCCCCGGGGACGCGGAAATCAGCGCGCTCGTAAAGAGGCGCTTCCCGGATAAGACCCCCAAGCCGAAAGTCCGCCTGCACATCTTAGCCGTCTATCACAATTACAACTGGGAGGGGCCGTCCTTCGGGCCGTCGCTTGCGGCATTCGGCGAGGTGCGCACGATCGACTGGCGCGACCCCGCGCTCGCGGGTGGAATAAAGCAGGGCGAAAAGGGCTGGATGGCCCGGATGAACGGGGGCCTCCTTCGGAAGGCGGCTGAATGGAATTCAGTCCGCCCCTTTGACGCAGTCTTCACCTACATATCAGGCGAGCAGATAACGCCCGAGGCGATGGACGGGCTTCGCGCGCTTGGCGCGCCCATTGTCAATCTCGCCCTTAACGACAAGGAGGCCTTTGTCGGCAAGGTACGCGGCGGACGCGCTCGCGGCGCAAGGGACATATGCGGCCGCTTTGACCTCTGCTGGACCAGCACCGAGGACGCGCTCCCGAAGTACCTGGCCGAAGGCGCGATACCCATTTACATGCCCGAGGGGGCCAACCCGCTCGTCCACAGGCCGTATGAGGTGGAGAAGGAGTTCGATATTTCCTTCGTGGGGCAGTGCTACGGGAACCGGCCAGAGGTCGTCTCTCGGCTGAGGGCGGCAGGCATAAAGATCGAGGCCTTTGGGCCGGGCTGGCCTAACGGCCCACTGCCGACCGAAGAGATGGTCCGCACATGGTCCCGCTCCCGCATAAACCTCGGCTTCGGCGGAGTTCTCGGGCACAAGGGCGCTTTCTGCCTCAAGGGCCGCGATTTCGAGGTGCCCATGAGCGGCGGGCTCTACCTCACGGAGCACCACGAAGAGCTCGCCCCGTTTTACGAGATAGGCCGCGAGATAGCCACATATTCCGGTTTCGACGACCTGGTCGAAAAGATACGCCGGCTACTTTCCAGCCCGGACGAGGCTGAGGCCATACGCCGCGCGGGCAGGGAGCGCGCGCTACGCGAGCACACGTGGGAGATGAGGTTCGAGAGGGCGTTCCGGCTTGTAGGGGCGTTGAGTAAGAATTGCTGA
- a CDS encoding glycosyltransferase family 2 protein codes for MAGKAPDISVVIVSYNTAGLLASCLESVLATEGVSYEITVVDNASKDGSPEVVRKRFPSIRLIVNKTNRGFGAANNQALPGCAGRYIVLLNPDTTVEPDSFRKMAEFMDGHPETGLAGPMVLNADGTRQDSVSLRYPGHRHGAADLGRLPGEIACVLGACQIARASLMRDLGGFDEDFFLYGEDQDLCLRVRKHGFEIGFIRDAVIMHHGGQSEIDTLPAELVRKKMRAEYLFYRKHYRAESIRRIRNAQRLHALWRILSIRMLLPVAADKTAALRKLERYRVVMEEAAG; via the coding sequence ATGGCCGGGAAAGCGCCTGACATATCGGTCGTGATAGTCTCTTACAATACCGCGGGCCTGCTCGCGTCCTGCCTCGAATCTGTCCTGGCTACAGAGGGCGTCTCGTATGAAATCACGGTCGTGGACAACGCCTCAAAGGACGGAAGCCCCGAGGTGGTCCGAAAACGGTTCCCCTCAATCAGGCTCATCGTCAACAAAACCAACAGGGGCTTCGGGGCCGCTAATAACCAGGCGCTCCCCGGCTGCGCCGGAAGATACATTGTGCTCCTGAACCCGGATACCACGGTCGAGCCGGATTCGTTCAGGAAAATGGCCGAGTTTATGGACGGGCACCCGGAAACCGGGCTGGCCGGGCCGATGGTGCTCAATGCCGACGGCACGCGGCAGGACTCCGTCTCCTTACGCTACCCGGGGCACCGGCACGGGGCCGCTGATCTTGGCCGCCTCCCGGGGGAGATAGCCTGCGTGCTGGGGGCCTGCCAGATCGCCCGCGCAAGCCTTATGCGGGACCTCGGCGGCTTTGACGAAGATTTTTTTCTCTACGGCGAGGACCAGGACCTCTGCCTCAGGGTGCGCAAACACGGCTTCGAGATTGGCTTTATCCGGGACGCCGTTATAATGCACCACGGTGGCCAGAGCGAGATCGACACGCTCCCGGCGGAGCTGGTCAGGAAAAAAATGCGTGCGGAGTACCTGTTTTACCGGAAGCATTACAGGGCTGAGTCCATTCGGAGGATACGGAACGCACAGAGACTGCACGCACTCTGGCGCATATTGAGCATCCGCATGCTGCTCCCCGTGGCAGCTGACAAGACAGCGGCGCTCCGGAAGCTCGAAAGGTACAGGGTTGTGATGGAAGAAGCAGCCGGATAG
- a CDS encoding glycosyltransferase family 4 protein produces the protein MGQGTPQGGGYKTGRARVAVAIPKFGLVGGGERFASELTERLALSGEYEIHVFANKWVARSGRITFHKVPMVRFPRFLRPLSFAFFAQKLVDSGGFDIVHAHDWIFRADVFTMHCVPHAGWAREVRRKHPSLFDRAITGLERRMLASGSASVFLPVSSIALEAFRREYPSLAGRWQTMHPGVEYERFSRPDRAACRAGIRERYGIKDSDLLLLFVGMNFEVKGLDAIIRAVSLARSRRPGAGIRLLVVGRGDEKRYGELARSLGIGDAVIFAGKQAEGLERYYRAADLFIMLSAFDTFGMVVLEGMAAGLPVIVSPNVGAKDLVEDGVNGFVLPDGKDADEAAERVLQLLDALRREAMGKAAARTASLHDWDRLTGKMRIVYQEVLLKGCALAGAGA, from the coding sequence ATGGGGCAGGGAACGCCACAGGGCGGCGGATATAAAACCGGAAGGGCAAGGGTCGCTGTAGCCATCCCAAAGTTCGGGCTTGTAGGCGGCGGCGAGCGCTTCGCGAGCGAGCTTACGGAGCGCCTTGCGCTCTCCGGAGAGTACGAGATACACGTCTTCGCGAACAAATGGGTGGCGCGCTCGGGCCGGATAACGTTCCACAAGGTCCCGATGGTCCGCTTCCCCAGGTTTCTCCGCCCGTTGTCGTTCGCGTTTTTCGCGCAGAAGCTGGTAGACAGTGGCGGATTCGATATCGTCCACGCGCACGACTGGATATTCCGCGCAGACGTCTTTACAATGCACTGCGTGCCCCACGCGGGCTGGGCGCGGGAGGTAAGGAGGAAGCACCCGAGCCTCTTTGACCGGGCGATAACGGGCCTTGAGAGGCGGATGCTCGCGTCAGGGAGCGCCTCGGTCTTCCTTCCGGTCTCGTCCATCGCTTTAGAGGCGTTCCGCCGCGAATACCCCTCCCTCGCCGGACGCTGGCAGACCATGCACCCGGGTGTGGAGTATGAAAGGTTCTCCAGGCCTGACCGCGCCGCATGCCGGGCCGGGATACGGGAGCGCTACGGCATAAAGGATTCGGACCTCCTCCTCCTTTTCGTGGGCATGAACTTCGAGGTCAAGGGGCTGGATGCCATTATAAGGGCCGTTTCGCTGGCGCGCTCCAGAAGGCCGGGTGCGGGAATAAGGCTTCTGGTTGTGGGGCGGGGAGACGAAAAGAGATACGGCGAGCTTGCCCGCTCGCTCGGCATCGGAGACGCGGTTATATTCGCGGGCAAGCAGGCGGAGGGGCTGGAGAGGTATTACAGGGCCGCAGACCTTTTTATAATGCTCTCGGCCTTCGATACCTTCGGCATGGTGGTCCTGGAAGGAATGGCGGCAGGACTCCCCGTAATAGTAAGCCCGAATGTCGGGGCAAAGGACCTGGTCGAGGACGGCGTAAACGGCTTTGTCCTGCCGGACGGAAAGGACGCGGATGAGGCGGCTGAAAGGGTATTGCAGCTGCTGGATGCGCTCCGGCGCGAGGCAATGGGAAAGGCGGCGGCGAGGACCGCGTCTTTACACGACTGGGACAGACTGACCGGTAAGATGAGAATAGTTTACCAGGAAGTCCTTCTTAAAGGCTGCGCCCTTGCCGGGGCAGGCGCGTGA
- a CDS encoding Trm112 family protein, translating into MAIDKELLDILACPKCKGGIKLNEKKDGLVCERCKLVYPIKDDIPVMLVEEASPLR; encoded by the coding sequence ATGGCAATCGACAAGGAGCTTCTCGATATACTTGCGTGCCCGAAGTGCAAGGGCGGCATAAAGCTGAATGAGAAGAAGGACGGGCTCGTCTGCGAAAGGTGCAAGCTCGTCTACCCGATAAAGGACGATATCCCGGTGATGCTCGTTGAAGAGGCTTCGCCGCTCAGGTAA